A portion of the uncultured Bacteroides sp. genome contains these proteins:
- a CDS encoding glycosyl hydrolase, producing MGQTTSWPEIKIEAKPAARWWWMGNAVDKENLSRNMEAYATAGMGTMEITPIYGVQGNENRDISFLSPPWMEMLRHTESEAARCGMQIDMNTGTGWPFGGPEVTIEDAASKLLVAEFKLSGGERLKDKIAVTDKEQASCAVLSRLMAFSEKGQFLNLTDKVKDGVLNWKAPKGNWRLIAAFCGKTLQKVKRAAPGGEGYVMDHLSARAVKNYLNRFERAFAQSKVSYPHNFFNDSYEVYKADWTEDFFEQFATRRGYKLEEHLPEFLSDERTEAVARIISDYRETIAELLQENFTRQWTEWAHSHGSKTRNQAHGSPGNLIDLYATVDVPECEGFGISDFGIKGLRKDFLTRPNDSELSMLKYASSAAHIAGKPYTSSETFTWLTEHFRTSLSQCKPDIDLMFVSGVNHTYFHGTTYSPTEAAWPGWKFYASIDMSPTNNIWRDAPAFFNYITRCQSFLQMGKPDNDFLLYLPVYDMWQEQDGRLLMFDIHKMDKRAPKFIDAVHRINKAGYDVDYISDNFIRSCTCINGQIVTSSGAAYKALVIPGARLMPVDALAKLIRLADEGATIVFLDQYPQDVPGYSNLDARRATFKGLMKTVQGSHKGRILFGTDYVTTLAQIGVQPEALKTQFGLSCIRRTNKDGYHYFISALKSEDTEGWVPLAVPATSAIIYNPMTGESGKARLRNVNGHAEVYLQLESGASLILKTFTTADVTLSVWPYLQAQRGELMLTNQWDFHFISSQPEVKGTLSNIKLGSWTELNLPEVKATMGTGCYKTTFELSSVLGEEWMLDLGAVRESARVRINGKDVTTLWAVPFRCLIGNYLRQGVNTLEVEVTNLPANRIADMDRRGVNWRIFKEINFVDRNYNKTNYAHWLPVPSGLLGPVKIVPMKNKIVY from the coding sequence ATGGGACAAACAACTTCGTGGCCTGAGATTAAAATAGAAGCAAAACCTGCTGCCCGTTGGTGGTGGATGGGCAATGCTGTAGACAAGGAGAATCTTAGCAGGAATATGGAAGCGTATGCCACTGCTGGTATGGGGACAATGGAAATTACACCGATCTATGGCGTTCAGGGAAATGAGAATCGGGATATTTCTTTTCTATCTCCTCCTTGGATGGAGATGCTTAGACATACTGAAAGTGAGGCTGCTCGTTGCGGTATGCAAATAGATATGAATACAGGTACGGGATGGCCGTTCGGTGGTCCTGAGGTAACCATAGAAGATGCTGCCTCAAAGTTACTCGTTGCTGAATTTAAACTTTCGGGTGGCGAACGCTTGAAGGACAAAATCGCTGTAACTGATAAGGAACAAGCGTCTTGTGCAGTGCTTAGCAGGTTGATGGCTTTTTCCGAAAAAGGACAATTTCTAAACTTAACCGATAAGGTGAAAGATGGAGTACTTAACTGGAAAGCGCCTAAAGGGAACTGGCGGCTAATAGCGGCTTTCTGCGGCAAGACCTTGCAAAAAGTGAAGCGTGCTGCTCCCGGAGGAGAGGGCTATGTAATGGATCATCTTTCGGCTAGAGCTGTAAAAAACTACCTCAATCGTTTTGAACGAGCGTTTGCTCAAAGCAAAGTTTCTTATCCTCATAATTTTTTTAATGATTCGTACGAGGTATATAAGGCTGATTGGACAGAGGACTTCTTTGAGCAATTTGCAACCCGCAGAGGATATAAGCTCGAAGAACATTTACCCGAATTCCTCTCTGACGAACGAACAGAAGCGGTTGCCCGAATTATTTCTGATTACAGAGAAACAATAGCCGAATTGTTACAAGAGAATTTTACTCGTCAATGGACGGAGTGGGCGCATAGTCATGGATCTAAAACCCGTAATCAGGCACATGGTTCGCCTGGTAATCTGATTGATCTCTATGCAACAGTGGATGTACCCGAATGCGAAGGTTTTGGTATTTCTGATTTTGGAATTAAAGGATTGCGTAAAGATTTTCTGACCCGACCTAACGATTCGGAACTTTCTATGTTGAAATATGCTTCTTCCGCAGCTCATATTGCAGGCAAACCTTATACTTCTTCAGAGACATTCACTTGGCTGACAGAACACTTCCGTACTTCGTTGTCGCAGTGCAAACCAGATATTGATCTAATGTTTGTCTCGGGCGTAAACCATACATACTTTCATGGTACCACTTATTCGCCAACTGAAGCGGCATGGCCCGGCTGGAAGTTTTATGCATCGATAGATATGAGCCCAACCAATAATATTTGGAGAGATGCTCCGGCTTTCTTTAATTATATTACTCGCTGTCAGAGCTTCTTGCAGATGGGCAAACCGGATAATGATTTCCTATTATATCTGCCTGTCTACGACATGTGGCAAGAACAAGACGGTCGCTTGTTGATGTTCGATATTCATAAAATGGATAAACGTGCGCCTAAATTTATAGATGCTGTGCATCGTATTAATAAAGCGGGATATGATGTGGATTATATTTCGGATAACTTTATTCGTTCGTGCACTTGCATAAATGGACAAATTGTGACTTCGTCAGGTGCTGCTTATAAGGCCCTTGTCATTCCCGGTGCTCGATTGATGCCTGTCGATGCATTGGCTAAGCTGATTCGTCTGGCTGATGAAGGTGCTACAATTGTATTTTTAGATCAATATCCTCAGGATGTACCGGGATATAGCAATCTGGATGCTCGTCGCGCAACGTTTAAAGGATTGATGAAGACTGTTCAGGGCTCGCATAAAGGACGCATTCTTTTTGGAACAGATTATGTTACTACTCTAGCACAGATAGGCGTGCAGCCGGAAGCGTTGAAAACCCAGTTTGGACTTAGTTGCATTCGCCGTACTAATAAGGATGGATATCACTATTTTATTTCAGCTTTGAAAAGCGAGGATACTGAGGGTTGGGTCCCTTTGGCTGTTCCGGCAACGTCGGCTATAATTTATAATCCAATGACAGGCGAGAGCGGAAAAGCACGTTTACGTAATGTGAATGGGCATGCTGAAGTATATCTTCAGTTGGAGTCGGGGGCTTCTCTTATTCTAAAAACATTTACTACAGCCGATGTGACGCTATCTGTATGGCCTTACTTGCAAGCTCAAAGAGGAGAGCTTATGCTTACTAATCAATGGGATTTTCATTTTATAAGTAGTCAACCTGAAGTAAAAGGAACTCTTTCAAATATCAAACTTGGTTCGTGGACTGAACTCAACTTACCTGAGGTGAAAGCGACGATGGGTACTGGATGTTACAAAACAACATTTGAATTGAGCTCAGTTTTGGGTGAAGAATGGATGCTCGATTTGGGTGCTGTGCGTGAAAGTGCTCGTGTGCGCATCAACGGGAAAGATGTTACTACTCTTTGGGCAGTTCCTTTCCGCTGTTTGATTGGTAATTATCTTCGTCAGGGGGTGAATACACTCGAAGTAGAAGTTACTAATTTGCCGGCTAATCGCATTGCCGATATGGATAGAAGGGGTGTAAATTGGCGTATCTTCAAGGAAATAAACTTCGTAGATCGCAACTATAACAAAACGAATTATGCTCATTGGCTACCTGTGCCCAGTGGTTTGTTAGGACCTGTGAAGATTGTACCTATGAAAAACAAGATTGTTTATTAA
- a CDS encoding rhamnulokinase family protein has translation MKQCFFAVDLGATSGRTILGSLSDKGLELEEVNRFPNHLIEVGGHFYWDIYALYQHVVDGLKLAAQREVKITSIGIDTWGVDFVCVGEDGHILRQPYAYRDPHTNGAPEAFFSRVSRSRVYELTGIQVMNFNSLFQLDTLRRNNDSALAAAKKILFIPDALSYMLSGEMVTEYSIATTAQLVNAKTRKLEPELLASLGLTEENFGRFVYPGETIGALSEEVQKQTGLGAIPVIAVAGHDTGSAVAAVPALNSNFAYLSSGTWSLMGVEAEAPVVNAETEALNFTNEGGVEGTIRLLKNICGMWLLERCRAEWGETSYPDLIAEAKAAEPFRSIINPDDALFANPTHMEKAIFGYCEATGQPVPDTRARIVRCIFESLALRYRQVLENLSKLSPRPVETLHVIGGGSRNDLLNQFTANSTGVTVIAGPSEATAIGNVMVQAMASGVADSIGEMRKQINASIPLATFQPQDAAAWDEAYAQYLTILTNKSK, from the coding sequence ATGAAGCAGTGTTTTTTTGCAGTCGATTTGGGAGCCACTAGTGGGCGTACTATTCTAGGCTCTTTATCAGATAAAGGTCTCGAACTGGAGGAAGTAAACCGTTTTCCTAATCATTTGATTGAAGTTGGAGGACATTTTTATTGGGATATTTATGCTTTGTATCAGCATGTTGTAGATGGTTTGAAGCTTGCTGCTCAGCGAGAGGTGAAAATTACATCTATCGGTATTGACACTTGGGGAGTCGATTTTGTTTGTGTAGGTGAGGATGGGCACATCCTTCGTCAGCCTTATGCTTATCGCGATCCTCATACTAATGGTGCGCCTGAGGCTTTTTTTAGTCGTGTATCCCGTAGTCGCGTTTATGAATTAACAGGTATTCAAGTGATGAACTTTAATTCACTGTTTCAGCTTGATACGCTTCGTCGCAATAACGATAGTGCACTCGCTGCTGCTAAGAAAATACTCTTTATTCCGGATGCTCTGTCTTATATGTTATCCGGTGAAATGGTAACAGAATATAGCATTGCTACCACAGCGCAATTAGTGAATGCTAAAACGCGTAAGTTAGAACCAGAATTGCTTGCAAGCCTTGGTTTGACGGAAGAGAACTTTGGACGCTTTGTATATCCGGGCGAAACGATTGGTGCTTTGAGCGAAGAAGTACAAAAGCAAACCGGATTGGGAGCCATCCCTGTGATAGCTGTTGCCGGACATGATACCGGATCGGCCGTAGCCGCTGTACCTGCGCTGAACAGTAATTTTGCTTATTTAAGTAGTGGTACGTGGTCACTGATGGGCGTGGAAGCAGAAGCACCTGTGGTGAATGCTGAAACAGAAGCGTTGAACTTTACTAACGAAGGTGGTGTCGAAGGTACCATTCGTCTACTGAAAAATATTTGTGGCATGTGGCTTTTGGAGCGTTGCCGAGCAGAATGGGGGGAAACATCTTATCCTGATTTGATCGCTGAAGCAAAGGCTGCTGAGCCTTTCCGTAGTATTATTAATCCCGACGATGCACTTTTTGCCAATCCTACTCACATGGAGAAGGCTATTTTTGGTTACTGCGAAGCAACAGGGCAGCCCGTTCCGGATACTCGTGCTCGCATCGTGCGTTGCATCTTCGAAAGTTTGGCGTTGCGTTATCGTCAGGTACTAGAGAATCTAAGTAAACTATCTCCTCGTCCTGTTGAGACTCTTCACGTTATCGGCGGCGGCAGTCGAAATGACCTTTTGAATCAGTTTACAGCTAATTCTACAGGGGTAACAGTAATTGCCGGACCTTCAGAGGCTACAGCCATTGGTAATGTAATGGTACAGGCCATGGCTTCAGGCGTAGCCGATAGTATTGGCGAGATGAGAAAGCAAATAAATGCTTCTATTCCTCTTGCTACTTTCCAACCTCAGGATGCTGCAGCTTGGGATGAGGCGTATGCGCAGTATCTTACTATATTGACTAATAAAAGCAAATAA
- a CDS encoding L-rhamnose isomerase encodes MMKEELIKRAYEIAVERYAAVGVDADKAIEKLQKIALSLHCWQADDVAGFENPDGQLSGGIQATGNHPGKARNIEELRQDILKAASYIPGTHRLNLHATYGDFGGKFVDRDQIEPKHFESWMQWGKENGMKLDFNSTSFSHPKSGSLSLSNPDDSIRNFWIEHTKRSRAIAEAMGKFQGDPCIMNLWIHDGSKDQTVNRLRYRELLKQSLDEVFATKYDNMKDCIEAKLFGIGAESYTVGSYDFYLGYGSKNNKMVTLDTGHFHLTESIADKISSLLLFTPEIMLHVSRPVRWDSDHVTIMNDDTLDLAKEIIRCGALDKVHIGLDYFDASINRIGAYVVGSRATQKCFMQALLEPLAKLREYEANDQLFERLALLEESKALPWNAVWDMFCLKNDVPVGEDFITEVQKYENEVTSKRN; translated from the coding sequence ATTATGAAAGAAGAATTGATTAAAAGAGCCTATGAGATTGCGGTAGAACGCTATGCAGCTGTTGGTGTAGATGCTGATAAAGCCATCGAAAAACTACAAAAAATAGCATTATCTCTACATTGCTGGCAAGCAGATGATGTAGCTGGTTTTGAAAATCCAGACGGGCAACTGTCAGGAGGTATTCAAGCTACAGGTAACCATCCCGGTAAAGCTCGTAATATTGAAGAGTTGCGTCAAGACATCCTTAAGGCAGCTAGCTATATTCCGGGAACTCATCGTTTGAATCTTCATGCTACTTACGGTGACTTTGGTGGCAAATTCGTTGATCGTGATCAGATAGAACCTAAGCACTTTGAGAGCTGGATGCAATGGGGAAAAGAGAACGGAATGAAACTTGATTTCAATTCAACTTCATTTTCACATCCTAAAAGTGGTAGTCTTTCGTTATCAAATCCTGATGATAGCATTCGTAACTTCTGGATTGAGCACACAAAACGTAGCCGTGCTATTGCTGAAGCAATGGGTAAATTTCAAGGTGATCCTTGTATCATGAACCTTTGGATTCACGATGGTAGTAAAGATCAAACAGTGAACCGCTTGCGTTATCGTGAACTATTAAAACAGTCACTGGATGAGGTTTTTGCGACGAAGTATGATAACATGAAAGACTGCATCGAAGCCAAACTTTTTGGAATCGGAGCAGAAAGTTATACCGTTGGTTCTTATGATTTCTATCTGGGATATGGTTCTAAGAACAACAAGATGGTGACTTTGGATACCGGACATTTCCATTTGACAGAGAGCATTGCAGACAAGATCTCTTCTCTGTTACTCTTCACTCCTGAAATCATGTTGCATGTTAGTCGCCCTGTACGTTGGGATAGCGACCACGTAACTATTATGAATGATGATACATTGGATTTGGCCAAAGAAATTATTCGTTGTGGTGCTCTCGATAAAGTACATATTGGTCTTGATTATTTCGATGCAAGTATCAATCGTATTGGTGCGTATGTAGTAGGTAGCCGCGCTACACAGAAATGTTTCATGCAAGCATTGCTTGAACCCCTTGCTAAACTTCGCGAATATGAAGCGAACGATCAATTGTTCGAACGCCTTGCCCTACTTGAAGAATCAAAAGCATTGCCATGGAATGCTGTATGGGATATGTTCTGTTTGAAGAATGATGTTCCTGTAGGAGAAGACTTTATTACTGAAGTTCAGAAGTATGAAAACGAAGTAACTTCAAAGAGAAATTAA
- the rhaT gene encoding L-rhamnose/proton symporter RhaT: MNTLVGLIIIAIGSLGQSSSYVPIKKVKQWSWESFWLVQGIFAWLVFPFLGALLAIPEGSNLFELWSSGGAMPSIIYGVLWGVGGLTFGLSMRYLGVALGQSIALGTCAGFGTLFPAIFSGKDLFHGEGLLLLIGVCITLAGIAVIGYAGSLRSQNMTDEEKKAAVKDFALTKGLLVALLAGVMSACFALGLEAGTPIKEAAIAGGVEGLYAGLPVIFLVTFGGFMTNAAYCIQQNVKNKTGKEYFTVKGSTLTNNILFCALAGVLWYSQFFGLEMGKSFLDSPILLAFSWSILMSLNVTFSNVWGIILKEWKGASSITVLVLVLGLLVLISSIIVVAMSQA, translated from the coding sequence ATGAACACACTTGTCGGACTTATCATCATTGCTATAGGCAGTTTAGGGCAAAGTAGCTCGTACGTGCCAATCAAGAAAGTAAAACAATGGAGTTGGGAAAGCTTCTGGCTGGTGCAAGGCATCTTCGCTTGGTTGGTTTTTCCTTTTCTGGGTGCTTTGCTTGCTATTCCTGAGGGTAGTAATTTGTTCGAGCTTTGGAGCTCGGGCGGCGCTATGCCTTCTATCATCTACGGCGTGTTGTGGGGAGTTGGTGGGTTGACGTTCGGTCTGAGTATGCGCTACCTTGGGGTGGCGTTGGGACAAAGTATTGCACTCGGCACATGTGCTGGTTTCGGTACACTTTTTCCTGCTATTTTTAGTGGAAAAGATTTGTTCCACGGCGAAGGCCTGTTGTTGCTTATTGGTGTGTGCATTACACTGGCTGGTATTGCAGTCATTGGATACGCCGGTAGTCTTCGCTCTCAGAACATGACTGACGAGGAAAAGAAAGCTGCTGTAAAGGACTTTGCGTTGACCAAAGGATTGCTTGTGGCTCTGCTGGCAGGTGTGATGAGTGCTTGTTTTGCTCTAGGGCTTGAAGCGGGGACACCCATAAAGGAAGCTGCTATTGCAGGTGGAGTTGAAGGGCTTTATGCCGGTCTTCCTGTGATATTTCTGGTGACGTTTGGTGGTTTTATGACTAATGCAGCCTATTGTATTCAGCAGAATGTGAAGAACAAAACGGGCAAGGAATACTTTACTGTTAAAGGTAGCACTCTGACAAACAATATTTTGTTCTGTGCGCTTGCCGGTGTACTTTGGTATTCTCAGTTCTTTGGTCTTGAAATGGGTAAAAGTTTTCTTGATAGTCCGATTCTGCTGGCTTTTTCATGGAGTATATTGATGTCGCTCAATGTTACATTCAGTAATGTTTGGGGCATCATTTTAAAAGAATGGAAAGGAGCAAGCAGTATCACTGTTTTAGTACTTGTCTTAGGGCTGTTAGTGCTAATTTCGTCTATCAT